The genomic stretch GAGTTTtccattaaatgcaaaatgtaaagaaatCACTGAGCTACATAAAAttcacattatattttttaaatacagggAGTGCCCTCTGCTGGATATTCATCAAAATACCATTTAACACTGTCAGGCAGATATatctttgattagtaatgtcTGTCATATCTTTCACACACTTGTTTTGCAAATCAGGTAAGAAATAGCCTACTCTCTTTCATTTAAGCAGTCTGATACAGATCCGATATGACTGACAAGCTCTATGCAGTGAACATGAAAATCCTGATATATTGGTTGAATTATCACTTCCCGCTGAGCTTTAGGACATCTTTCACCATCGCACCAATCCCATCAAAAATCAAGTGCAATTTTGTTTCACACATGAATGCAGGTGTGGTCACCACCTTGTTCTTCTTGTCCACATGGGCCTCGTGAGGGTCAAAGGTTAAGGGTAATTCGGATAAACAAACATTCATAATATTAAAGAACTTCtcatttttagaattatatCTCATGGTTATGAATTAGTATGTCTTCCTTTTGACTTTATCTGAGAATAAAGAGTCTGTGTGAcgtcatttaaatatatttcatagttCTGGCTTTTATGtgataaatttgacttttttatcttataattacactaccagtcattctatttgaatatattttaaaatgtaatttattccttaattttcagcatcattactccagacttcagtgtcacatgatccttcagaaatcattctaatatgctgatttgctgtccaataaatatttttgagtattattatcaatattttagtAGAgtagagtacattttttttcaggattctttgatgaatagaaagatccaaagatcaccatttatctgaaataaaaatcttttgtaacactgtacactataccattaaaaagcttggagtctgtataattttttatgtgtgtgtgtgtgtgtggggggggggggggggggtgtgGGTTattgtagaaattaatacttttatttagcaaagatgctttaaattgatctgaactttccattcatcaaagaaacctgaaaaaaatctactcagctgtataataataataatcaacataataataacaataataataaatgttttttgagcagcaaattacaatattagaatgatttctgaagaaagcagttattttaaatagcacaactatttaaaaatgttacttttttgctgtactttgaatcaaataaatgcatgtttggtgagcagaagagacttctataaaaacattaaaaatcgtactgttcaaaaacttttgactggtagcgagaagagaagagaagagaagagaagagaagagaagagaagagaagagaagagaagagaagagaagagactGATCAGGTAGGATATGGTGACTTCTTTGACAGTGTGTTTGGCTCCCAGTGCAGTGATGGCTTGTGTAGTACCAGCATATGGCCACTTCCCACCTTCCTCCTCCTCATGGCCCACCGTCACATCCACACCAGGAAGAACTTTCGCTGCCAGCACTGGAGAAATACAGCACAACCTGGTGACCAGAAAACAAGTCGTCAGTGctctatttaaaaacatatccATAAAGTCTGATTTGATTCATAAaccaaatttgaaaaataaacaaccCAAAAGCATGGTTCCATATAGATAGTAACACATAATAACAAACCCTATTGGCTTTCCTGCTTTATGGAACCCCTTTAAAACTCGCTCCACTTCCTTATTCACTTTACAGTCCTTCCCATCACTGGCAAATGTTGACCTGATGATGATAAAGATGCAGAAGATAAATTACAGATAACAGAAGTGAGGACTACAACAGAAATGCCATtgacaaattaaaatgcaatattaatCTAAAAGGTTTTAGTCTAGTTCATCACAATGAACCACAGCACTCACAGGTTTTTAGCTGCACCAAAACCACCAGGAAAGATGACTGCATCATGATCGCCGACATTCAGTTTTGCCAGGTCAGTGACACTGCCCCTAGCGATACGTGCTGATTCTGATAAGACGTtcctatatataaaaaaagtgaaGGAAGATagattattaatatgttcatgATTTTTCATAACATCTAAATTCCTCaagtaataatacataaaagtgTACAGTTTTGCTGAGCTATATAATTGACTGTTTTAACACGGTAATCTTTCTGCAATCAGAATTTCTTAAAGACATTTCACCTCGACTCTTTCTCCACAGGTTGACCTTTGCCATGGTCTATCACATGCATCTGAGACACATCGGGAGCAAACATCTGAACCTCTGCACCTCCCCGACTTAGATGCACAAGGATTCTACATACAGAAACATACAGAAAAGCAAATAttcacacaaaagaaaaatattcaaatgCTAATTAATCTTAGCATTAAACCCATGCAACAAGGGTCATTTAATGCAGTTggtacctttttgtttttctgtcccATATCAAGCTACAGGCTGCTGT from Labeo rohita strain BAU-BD-2019 chromosome 9, IGBB_LRoh.1.0, whole genome shotgun sequence encodes the following:
- the gatd3 gene encoding glutamine amidotransferase-like class 1 domain-containing protein 3, mitochondrial — its product is MSSFCTMFALRPLFRSAHIKYAAAAQFHATSNCSGAKVAVVLSGCGVYDGTEIHEASAILVHLSRGGAEVQMFAPDVSQMHVIDHGKGQPVEKESRNVLSESARIARGSVTDLAKLNVGDHDAVIFPGGFGAAKNLSTFASDGKDCKVNKEVERVLKGFHKAGKPIGLCCISPVLAAKVLPGVDVTVGHEEEEGGKWPYAGTTQAITALGAKHTVKEVTEAHVDKKNKVVTTPAFMCETKLHLIFDGIGAMVKDVLKLSGK